A window of the Polypterus senegalus isolate Bchr_013 chromosome 4, ASM1683550v1, whole genome shotgun sequence genome harbors these coding sequences:
- the LOC120528766 gene encoding paraneoplastic antigen Ma1 homolog, translating into MVLCESKNALTAESVPPEVHPPEGGEAWPLVIIDRAPAADENFHTKLKLLMQAEGKTMEDIKALLPGAQKPTGSADSVIQAFGDFLEKTHRPSSEGGYCRLRIFSGTQPVPAGEEQFDHWLEQAWLMVEESEYTAKEKKRRLMESLKGPALEIAKAVRTSDPDANPTKYLEALESAFGTAESGDDLYFAFRLMQQQTGEKLSDFLRRLERSLSKVVQRGGLPHANMDRARLEQLLRGAVAQT; encoded by the coding sequence ATGGTCTTGTGTGAAAGCAAAAACGCCCTAACTGCCGAAAGTGTCCCACCTGAGGTGCATCCTCCTGAGGGTGGAGAGGCATGGCCATTAGTTATCATAGATAGAGCCCCAGCTGCAGATGAAAACTTTCATACCAAATTAAAGTTGCTAATGCAGGCTGAGGGGAAAACTATGGAGGACATTAAAGCTCTACTGCCAGGTGCACAGAAGCCCACTGGCTCAGCTGATTCAGTGATACAGGCATTTGGTGACTTCTTAGAAAAGACCCATAGACCCTCGTCTGAAGGTGGATATTGCCGCCTACGCATCTTCTCAGGAACACAGCCTGTCCCAGCAGGAGAGGAGCAGTTTGACCACTGGCTTGAGCAAGCATGGCTTATGGTGGAGGAGAGTGAATATACAGCTAAGGAGAAAAAACGCCGTTTAATGGAGAGTTTAAAAGGCCCAGCACTAGAAATAGCAAAGGCTGTACGAACCAGTGATCCTGATGCTAACCCTACAAAGTACTTAGAAGCTCTTGAAAGTGCCTTTGGGACTGCAGAATCAGGGGATGATCTGTATTTTGCTTTTAGACTGATGCAGCAGCAAACAGGGGAGAAATTGTCAGATTTCCTCAGACGTTTAGAACGGTCTCTCTCTAAGGTTGTTCAGAGAGGTGGCCTTCCCCATGCTAATATGGATAGAGCACGTTTGGAGCAGTTATTGAGAGGTGCCGTTGCGCAGACCTAA